The Bacteroidota bacterium genome includes a region encoding these proteins:
- a CDS encoding TonB-dependent receptor plug domain-containing protein — protein MFAGPVTLAQAQDDPEVKQDSLMYYDLAEIVVSDGSVFEAETNTVQRVTLAEIARVNATSFSDLGRLIPAAHIQTNSRGESLIYLRNAGERQVGLYFNGALLNVPWDNRMNLDLVPANVIGGITVTKGVPSVLYGTNVLGGAINITTRAIDYDGSQTEIGGQFGEASTTNLNFTHLYTKGAFKFTGALGYSNRDGLTLP, from the coding sequence GTGTTTGCCGGTCCAGTTACGTTGGCCCAGGCGCAAGACGATCCCGAGGTAAAACAGGATTCCCTCATGTACTATGACCTGGCCGAGATAGTGGTCAGTGATGGTAGTGTATTTGAGGCAGAGACGAACACGGTGCAACGCGTTACCCTGGCTGAAATTGCACGTGTGAACGCTACGTCATTCAGTGATCTGGGCCGGCTTATTCCTGCAGCACACATCCAAACAAACTCAAGGGGCGAGTCGCTGATCTACCTCCGCAATGCGGGCGAGCGCCAGGTTGGGCTTTATTTCAATGGTGCGCTCCTGAACGTGCCCTGGGATAACCGGATGAATTTGGATCTTGTGCCGGCCAATGTAATCGGCGGTATTACCGTTACCAAAGGCGTTCCATCGGTGCTCTATGGCACCAACGTGCTAGGTGGTGCCATAAACATTACCACACGGGCGATCGACTATGATGGGAGCCAGACCGAAATTGGCGGGCAGTTTGGCGAGGCTTCTACAACCAACCTCAACTTTACCCATCTCTATACAAAAGGGGCTTTCAAATTTACGGGTGCCCTGGGGTACAGCAACAGAGACGGCCTGACTTTGCC
- a CDS encoding glucose-1-phosphate adenylyltransferase, which translates to MNELISVILGGGAGSRLHPLTYRRSKPAVPLAGRYRLIDIPISNCINSNINRIFVLTQFNSASLNKHVQRAYRFDRFGSGFVNVLAAEQTPISKDWFQGTADAVRRVMMHIQGHRHSHVLILSGDQLYSMNYAKMFEHHKALNADITIATIPVTAEDAPGFGILKTDDKEKITEFYEKPSLEELHDKASPVEASLEAQGRVYLASMGIYIFSKELLNSMLAENVGMHDFGREIIPAAIKDCHVVSYPFADYWSDIGTIKSFYDANIMLTQPRPPFNVYNPKAPIYTTVRTLPHAKISNSVVRNSIIAEASVIVDSEVEDSVIGIRSYIGRNAVVKKTVMMGADYFHWHDSGLREPSQGPDNPGIGEGSYVEGAIIDRNVSIGRDCKIFNKDHVQEGGDGENVFIRDGIIVITKNARLDDNTII; encoded by the coding sequence ATGAACGAATTAATCTCTGTGATATTGGGTGGCGGCGCCGGGTCGCGTCTGCATCCCTTGACTTACCGTCGCTCCAAGCCTGCCGTTCCCCTTGCCGGCAGATATCGCCTTATCGATATCCCGATCTCGAACTGCATAAACTCCAATATCAACCGTATTTTTGTTCTTACGCAGTTTAACTCGGCAAGTTTAAATAAACATGTGCAACGCGCGTACCGATTTGATCGCTTCGGGTCTGGCTTTGTAAACGTACTGGCCGCTGAGCAGACTCCAATATCGAAAGATTGGTTTCAGGGCACAGCCGACGCAGTGCGTCGCGTGATGATGCACATCCAGGGACACCGCCACTCCCACGTGCTTATCCTTTCTGGTGATCAACTTTACAGCATGAACTATGCTAAAATGTTCGAACACCATAAGGCACTTAATGCCGACATCACCATTGCAACGATCCCGGTAACAGCTGAAGATGCCCCCGGGTTTGGTATTCTTAAAACGGACGACAAGGAAAAAATTACCGAGTTCTACGAGAAACCATCGCTGGAGGAACTACACGATAAAGCGAGCCCGGTAGAAGCATCGCTGGAGGCGCAAGGGCGTGTGTATCTCGCTTCTATGGGGATTTATATCTTCAGCAAAGAGCTGCTAAACAGCATGCTGGCCGAAAACGTTGGGATGCACGATTTTGGGCGCGAGATCATACCTGCCGCAATCAAGGATTGCCACGTTGTGAGCTATCCCTTTGCTGACTATTGGAGCGATATCGGTACAATTAAGTCGTTTTATGATGCTAACATCATGCTGACACAGCCCCGGCCACCTTTTAATGTCTACAATCCGAAAGCGCCGATTTATACAACGGTTCGCACGTTGCCACACGCAAAAATCAGCAATTCTGTAGTGCGTAATTCTATCATTGCAGAAGCCAGCGTTATTGTAGATAGCGAAGTGGAAGACTCTGTCATAGGTATCCGCTCATACATTGGCCGAAATGCTGTTGTGAAAAAGACGGTGATGATGGGGGCGGATTACTTTCACTGGCACGATTCTGGTCTAAGAGAACCAAGTCAGGGGCCCGATAATCCGGGCATTGGCGAAGGGTCGTATGTGGAAGGTGCAATCATTGACCGGAACGTCAGCATTGGTCGGGATTGTAAAATCTTCAATAAAGACCACGTGCAGGAAGGAGGCGACGGTGAGAACGTGTTTATCCGAGATGGTATCATCGTAATTACGAAAAACGCGCGACTGGACGATAATACCATTATTTAA
- a CDS encoding DUF4175 family protein: MSEHSLQLLQRIQARLQATARRRSFIDMTFGLVVLVGILAALWLLVTSIEAGFWMGVGARKIAFWLVIATAVGMLVWLVVRPLLKMTGVVPGPSTHSIAEDVGKHFPQISDKLTNLLHLAEGKRSAAPDHLVDHAVQSLSRDVNHVAFEEMETFQRTQRVSRLASLPILGLLIFLIAAPGTFRNASVRLLSPATEFERPAPFQFNVTPGNVELIRGDSLTLGIALSGTGLPSQITLEIQYEDEDKIVREELLADEQGLFGKTFVNVRRSFQYRLVSGSVSTRQYAVSIVERPIIRSLQVALDFPRYTRIPAQRLERNVGDVQALAGTRVSLDVGIGGRNISEALIRQNDGTVDTLNIAGNQAVGNFTLRKEGFYQIVLRDETGIENSTPIKYTLKVLPDAYPTVVILEPAPLAELNESLQAFIRSRITDDFGFATLRLYYRLSESRFGETMQDFERIDLPLQNRTSLDQEINFNWIIREQTELDLVPGDVVEYYVAVRDNDSYAGYKSAQSAIHQLRLPSLAEQYKELESKEDDAQDEMEELLRETQEVKEQFEELRDELRNKQESDWEDQRQLEQLKEKQAELESKVEELSDSFESMTEQMEENNLASDETMEMYQEMQQVLEEINSPELMEALNQLQDAMQELDLEQMQESLNNFEFSEEQYQQRLERTLDLFKQLRVQQDLEEVAKRAEDLAEQQEKLQEETEKLKDESSEEGEQQEGEQQEGEQQEGEQQEGEQQEGEQQEGEQQEGEQQEGEQQEGEQQEGEQQEGEQQEGEQQEGESPQNEQLAKKQELSKEEMQQLEQKMQEIMEKMQDVQNAPSEQMEQLNEQVEDQEIPEQMQENAEQLRENQLDEAQQQQQQMQQQLQQMQQQLQQMQQNMQGAQMQINLAGLRRALSDILTLSQLQEDLREDVRGLAADSPVMRENAQLQVELSEGLSVVSDTLQKLSAKIPQMSREVQQHAGDALREMGSSVEAMTDRVPTRASGHQKESMMHLNELALLLSDLLNEMMNSQGSGGGGMSMQQMIQQMQQAAGQQQQLNQQIQQMLNEMQGNRLSQDMQQRLRQMAAQQEQIRSQIKSLSRQRELRGKVMGDLNRISDQMDETIRELQRGRPGRRTMERQQQIVTRMLEATKSLQERGKEKKREGKAGEEQFRESPAELSPTEQADQLRRALIEALDSGYAPDYEELIKRYFELLQQRSIEEE; the protein is encoded by the coding sequence ATGAGCGAGCATAGTTTACAGTTACTTCAGCGTATCCAGGCACGTTTGCAGGCAACCGCACGCCGCCGCTCTTTTATCGATATGACGTTCGGCCTGGTGGTGCTGGTTGGCATATTGGCGGCCCTCTGGTTGCTGGTAACCTCTATCGAAGCCGGCTTCTGGATGGGCGTCGGAGCACGCAAAATAGCCTTTTGGTTGGTCATCGCGACGGCCGTCGGGATGCTTGTCTGGTTGGTCGTCCGACCACTCCTTAAAATGACAGGTGTTGTCCCGGGTCCTTCTACACACAGTATCGCGGAAGATGTCGGCAAACATTTTCCCCAAATCTCAGATAAACTAACGAATCTGCTGCACCTTGCAGAAGGCAAACGCAGCGCGGCACCTGATCACCTTGTTGATCACGCGGTGCAGTCACTTAGCCGGGATGTAAACCACGTGGCGTTCGAAGAGATGGAGACGTTCCAGCGCACCCAGCGCGTATCGAGGCTTGCCTCCCTGCCCATCCTTGGCCTCCTGATTTTTCTGATTGCTGCGCCGGGTACGTTCCGGAATGCATCGGTTCGCCTCCTCTCCCCTGCAACTGAATTTGAGCGGCCGGCGCCCTTTCAGTTCAACGTGACACCAGGCAATGTGGAATTGATTCGTGGTGATTCGCTCACATTGGGCATTGCGCTCTCAGGCACAGGCCTTCCCAGCCAGATTACCCTTGAAATCCAGTACGAAGACGAAGACAAAATTGTCCGCGAAGAGCTCCTTGCTGATGAGCAAGGTTTGTTTGGCAAAACATTTGTCAATGTGCGGCGCTCATTCCAGTATCGACTGGTCTCAGGAAGCGTTAGCACCCGACAATATGCAGTCTCTATTGTTGAACGTCCAATTATCCGCTCGCTCCAGGTAGCACTGGACTTCCCACGATACACTAGAATTCCTGCGCAACGCCTTGAGCGCAACGTGGGTGATGTGCAGGCATTGGCAGGTACGCGCGTTTCCCTGGATGTTGGCATTGGTGGGCGCAACATTAGCGAGGCCCTTATCAGGCAAAACGATGGCACGGTTGACACGCTCAACATAGCCGGCAACCAGGCTGTAGGCAATTTCACACTGCGCAAAGAAGGGTTTTACCAGATTGTATTACGCGACGAAACGGGCATCGAAAACAGCACCCCGATCAAGTATACGCTCAAGGTACTGCCTGATGCATACCCTACCGTTGTCATTCTTGAGCCGGCGCCGCTAGCCGAACTGAATGAATCGCTACAGGCCTTTATCCGCAGCAGAATCACCGACGATTTTGGCTTTGCCACACTCCGTTTGTACTACAGGTTATCGGAAAGCCGGTTTGGAGAGACGATGCAAGATTTTGAACGCATCGACCTGCCCCTGCAAAACCGCACCTCGCTCGATCAAGAAATAAATTTCAACTGGATCATCCGGGAGCAGACCGAACTTGACCTGGTCCCTGGAGACGTGGTTGAGTACTATGTGGCTGTCCGCGACAACGACAGTTATGCCGGCTACAAATCAGCGCAAAGCGCCATCCATCAACTGCGCTTGCCCTCCCTGGCTGAGCAGTACAAAGAGCTCGAATCCAAAGAAGATGACGCGCAGGATGAAATGGAGGAGCTCTTGCGAGAAACGCAGGAAGTAAAAGAGCAATTTGAAGAACTGCGAGACGAGCTCAGAAACAAGCAAGAAAGCGACTGGGAAGACCAGCGGCAACTCGAGCAACTCAAAGAAAAACAGGCAGAGCTGGAAAGTAAAGTAGAAGAACTGTCTGACAGCTTCGAGTCGATGACGGAGCAGATGGAAGAGAATAACCTGGCTTCCGATGAAACGATGGAGATGTACCAGGAAATGCAGCAGGTACTTGAAGAAATTAACTCCCCTGAGTTAATGGAAGCCCTGAACCAGTTGCAAGACGCCATGCAAGAACTCGATCTCGAGCAGATGCAAGAATCGTTGAACAATTTTGAATTCAGCGAAGAACAGTACCAGCAGCGGCTTGAGCGCACCCTTGATTTATTCAAGCAGTTGCGTGTACAGCAAGACCTCGAAGAAGTAGCCAAACGCGCGGAAGACCTCGCTGAGCAGCAAGAGAAACTGCAGGAAGAAACCGAAAAGCTGAAAGACGAAAGCAGTGAAGAAGGTGAACAGCAGGAAGGTGAACAGCAAGAAGGCGAACAGCAAGAAGGTGAACAGCAGGAAGGTGAACAGCAAGAAGGCGAGCAGCAAGAAGGTGAACAGCAAGAAGGCGAGCAGCAAGAAGGCGAGCAGCAAGAAGGCGAGCAGCAAGAAGGCGAGCAGCAAGAAGGCGAGCAGCAAGAAGGCGAGCAGCAAGAAGGTGAGTCGCCTCAAAACGAGCAGCTAGCAAAAAAACAGGAGCTGTCAAAAGAGGAAATGCAGCAACTGGAGCAGAAGATGCAGGAGATCATGGAGAAGATGCAGGATGTTCAGAATGCCCCATCTGAACAAATGGAGCAGTTGAACGAGCAGGTAGAAGACCAGGAAATTCCGGAGCAGATGCAGGAAAACGCAGAGCAGCTCCGCGAAAACCAGCTTGATGAGGCGCAGCAACAGCAGCAGCAAATGCAGCAGCAGCTCCAGCAAATGCAGCAGCAGCTCCAGCAAATGCAGCAGAACATGCAGGGCGCGCAAATGCAGATCAACCTCGCCGGCCTTCGTCGGGCGTTGAGTGACATCCTGACCCTTTCTCAACTCCAGGAAGACTTGCGCGAAGACGTGCGCGGCCTGGCTGCAGATAGCCCGGTCATGCGTGAAAACGCGCAACTTCAGGTAGAATTGAGTGAAGGACTGAGTGTGGTTAGTGATACGCTGCAGAAGCTGTCAGCCAAAATCCCGCAAATGAGTCGAGAAGTCCAGCAGCATGCCGGCGACGCGTTGCGTGAAATGGGTTCATCCGTAGAAGCCATGACGGATCGCGTACCGACCCGGGCCAGTGGCCATCAAAAAGAATCGATGATGCACTTGAACGAGTTGGCGCTATTGCTGTCCGACTTGCTCAATGAAATGATGAACAGCCAGGGCAGCGGCGGTGGCGGTATGTCGATGCAGCAGATGATTCAGCAGATGCAGCAAGCTGCCGGCCAGCAGCAACAGCTGAACCAGCAGATTCAGCAAATGCTAAACGAAATGCAGGGCAACCGGTTGTCGCAGGATATGCAGCAAAGGCTCAGGCAGATGGCGGCTCAACAGGAACAGATACGCTCTCAAATAAAATCGCTGAGCCGACAACGCGAACTGCGCGGCAAAGTAATGGGTGACCTGAACCGGATTTCAGATCAAATGGATGAAACCATCAGAGAGTTGCAGCGCGGCCGACCGGGCCGGCGGACAATGGAACGCCAGCAGCAAATTGTTACGCGGATGCTCGAAGCAACCAAATCGCTCCAGGAACGCGGCAAAGAGAAAAAACGCGAAGGCAAAGCGGGAGAAGAACAGTTCCGCGAAAGTCCGGCTGAGCTTTCCCCGACTGAACAGGCAGATCAACTGCGGCGCGCACTGATTGAGGCATTAGACAGCGGGTATGCACCCGATTACGAAGAGCTAATCAAGCGCTACTTTGAATTGCTCCAGCAACGCTCCATAGAAGAAGAGTAG
- a CDS encoding thiol-disulfide oxidoreductase DCC family protein, protein MQYSANTHPMEDRVILFDGVCNLCNSSVNFVIDRDRAGLYKFSALQSAEAKAYLAKAGLNGEVDDELLQSVVLYENGVLYKKSTAALRIARQLDGPWPLLYAFVIAPRFIRDAVYDVIARNRYFWFGQRDACRLPTPELRQRFLDGLTPEPVSPS, encoded by the coding sequence ATGCAGTATTCAGCCAATACCCATCCAATGGAAGACCGCGTGATCTTGTTTGACGGGGTATGCAACCTGTGTAACAGCAGCGTCAATTTTGTAATTGACCGAGACCGTGCAGGTTTATATAAATTTTCTGCGTTACAGTCTGCTGAAGCAAAAGCTTACCTTGCCAAAGCCGGCCTCAACGGTGAAGTGGATGACGAACTGCTGCAAAGCGTGGTGTTGTATGAAAACGGCGTTCTTTACAAGAAATCGACCGCCGCATTGCGCATTGCGCGCCAACTAGATGGTCCGTGGCCGCTTCTGTATGCTTTCGTAATCGCCCCGCGCTTTATTCGGGATGCTGTGTACGACGTTATTGCCCGCAATCGGTATTTCTGGTTTGGGCAGCGAGATGCCTGCCGGCTGCCAACGCCCGAACTGCGCCAGCGCTTTCTTGACGGCCTCACCCCCGAGCCTGTTAGCCCGTCTTAG
- a CDS encoding glycogen/starch synthase — protein sequence MRILFVSEEVAPFTCISETADLVRMLPEQLQESGNFEVRIMMPRYGLINERRNRLHEVIRLSGNEVEIDGHKETLKVKVASIPGIRLQVYFMDNNHYFKRKGIHADKEGAPFADNAERALFFSRSVLHTIHNLGWTPDIVHCFGWMSALTPLLLRTEFSQDPVFEKAKSVYTPGLHSSDDLVTEGFNTHLPALDGVDVQNLSINTLGEQLSDMVLYGPSHADGNPDHPRLPEDMEAMSEQLVNVYEQVMSALAV from the coding sequence ATGAGGATTCTTTTTGTTTCTGAAGAAGTCGCACCCTTTACCTGTATCAGTGAAACCGCGGATTTAGTGCGCATGCTGCCCGAGCAACTCCAGGAATCTGGAAATTTTGAAGTGCGAATCATGATGCCACGATACGGCCTCATCAATGAGCGCAGAAATCGCTTGCACGAAGTCATCCGCCTGTCTGGCAATGAAGTTGAAATTGACGGACACAAGGAAACCCTGAAAGTGAAAGTTGCTTCCATTCCTGGCATTCGACTCCAGGTTTATTTCATGGACAACAATCACTATTTCAAAAGAAAAGGGATTCACGCAGATAAAGAAGGCGCACCTTTCGCGGACAACGCCGAGCGCGCACTGTTTTTCTCCAGGTCAGTCCTGCACACCATCCACAACCTCGGTTGGACCCCGGATATCGTGCATTGCTTTGGCTGGATGAGTGCGCTCACCCCCCTCCTGCTCCGCACCGAGTTTAGCCAGGATCCGGTATTTGAAAAAGCCAAAAGCGTTTATACGCCAGGTTTACATTCTTCCGACGATCTGGTAACGGAAGGTTTTAACACACATCTGCCGGCGCTTGATGGTGTTGACGTACAAAATTTATCGATCAACACCCTCGGCGAACAACTTTCCGACATGGTGCTGTACGGCCCATCCCATGCAGATGGTAACCCTGACCACCCACGGCTACCTGAAGACATGGAAGCCATGAGCGAGCAGCTTGTAAACGTTTATGAACAGGTCATGTCTGCACTCGCAGTCTGA
- a CDS encoding tetratricopeptide repeat protein, with protein MKKIKKMTNMGVTSLLLLLVTAFLSTPAMAQDDIDCGDATDSNLKLQNYSLYYESYKNKDYASALPYLKWMLKCAPGFAGPGKNDDRNFERGVKAYQGLADATEDAAEKRAFLEEALNLYDTAVPTLQAAEATVNPNEWTFNKGRFIQKNNAVLDDMQGDVGALYKAVYDNEPTQLSPLSYYVNVIAADFARKDQKDLAVEFLESVESNFGSDGDAMGIVANWRDRLFDSPEERMAFLEDQLAKKPGDVKIIEELLEIYTELDERDKLTGMLETMIEVSPTPKVHITAGIMKLNDGDSDGAIESFNAALAMPGGDAYEKEVQFNMGNAYREKGQLRQARRAYRKAISADPGFGAAYMEIANVYAEAVRDCGGSKMEREDRAVYWLVADYFELARAKDSSVRSAAGRNLQQYKPYFPAAEDLFFKGWKEGQSYSIDYGCYSWISETTKVRKP; from the coding sequence ATGAAAAAGATTAAAAAAATGACCAATATGGGCGTTACAAGCCTTTTACTTTTGCTTGTAACCGCTTTTCTGAGCACCCCTGCGATGGCGCAAGACGACATCGACTGCGGAGATGCTACAGATTCAAATCTCAAGCTGCAAAACTACAGCTTGTACTACGAATCGTACAAAAACAAAGATTACGCGTCAGCACTCCCCTACCTTAAGTGGATGCTGAAATGTGCACCTGGCTTCGCCGGACCCGGCAAAAATGATGACCGCAACTTCGAACGCGGCGTTAAAGCCTACCAGGGTCTTGCAGACGCTACTGAAGACGCAGCAGAAAAACGCGCATTCCTGGAAGAAGCGCTTAACCTGTACGATACTGCTGTACCCACACTTCAGGCCGCAGAAGCTACAGTCAACCCCAACGAGTGGACCTTCAACAAAGGCCGCTTTATCCAGAAAAACAATGCTGTTCTGGACGACATGCAGGGAGACGTTGGCGCGCTATACAAAGCAGTGTATGACAACGAGCCAACGCAGCTCAGCCCGCTTTCTTATTACGTGAACGTGATTGCAGCTGATTTTGCTCGTAAAGATCAAAAAGATCTGGCTGTTGAATTTCTCGAAAGCGTCGAATCCAACTTCGGCAGCGACGGCGATGCCATGGGTATCGTTGCAAACTGGCGAGACCGGCTGTTCGACTCTCCTGAAGAGCGGATGGCTTTCCTCGAAGACCAGTTGGCGAAAAAGCCGGGTGATGTTAAAATCATCGAAGAGCTGCTCGAGATCTATACGGAGCTTGATGAGCGCGACAAGTTGACAGGCATGCTCGAAACGATGATCGAAGTCAGCCCAACGCCGAAGGTTCATATCACAGCCGGCATCATGAAACTCAACGACGGAGATTCTGACGGTGCAATTGAATCTTTCAACGCGGCACTGGCTATGCCAGGTGGTGATGCATACGAAAAAGAAGTCCAGTTTAACATGGGCAATGCCTACCGCGAGAAAGGCCAGTTGCGACAGGCACGTCGTGCCTACCGGAAAGCTATCTCTGCTGACCCTGGCTTTGGCGCTGCATACATGGAAATCGCCAACGTTTACGCTGAAGCTGTCCGTGACTGCGGTGGTTCCAAGATGGAACGCGAAGACCGTGCGGTATACTGGCTTGTAGCCGACTACTTCGAACTTGCACGTGCTAAAGACTCTTCGGTCCGCAGCGCTGCCGGCCGCAACTTGCAGCAGTACAAACCCTATTTCCCTGCTGCTGAAGACCTCTTCTTCAAAGGCTGGAAGGAAGGACAGTCTTATAGCATTGACTATGGCTGCTACTCCTGGATCAGCGAAACGACAAAAGTTAGAAAACCGTAA
- the eno gene encoding phosphopyruvate hydratase — MSKIQHIHARQILDSRGNPTVEVDLITDEGVMGRAAVPSGASTGEYEAVELRDGDKSAFLGKGVRKAVANVNDVIAPALRGDSVFEQKAADQKMIGLDGTNNKSKLGANAMLGVSLALAKAAAATQKTPLYRYIGGTNACRLPVPMMNIINGGHHADNTVDMQEFMIMPVGAESFSQGLQMGVETFHHLKSVLKAKGYNTAVGDEGGFAPDLKSNEEAIEVILEAVEKAGFKAGKDMFIALDPAISEMFTDGHYVFWKSDPNNKRTSDDMVAFWKSWVDQYPIISIEDAMDENDWDGWRDLTTAVGDKVQLVGDDLFVTNTERLSKGIKNGCGNAILIKLNQIGTLTETLEAIEMAHNNKFASITSHRSGETADYTIADLAVATNAGQIKTGSASRSDRLAKYNQLLRIEEDLGDAAVYPGLDAFKF, encoded by the coding sequence ATGTCCAAAATCCAGCATATTCACGCACGCCAAATTCTCGACAGCCGTGGCAACCCGACCGTTGAAGTAGACCTGATAACAGATGAAGGAGTAATGGGCCGCGCAGCTGTGCCCAGCGGAGCATCTACTGGTGAATATGAAGCGGTAGAATTACGGGATGGAGACAAGTCAGCGTTTCTGGGTAAAGGTGTTCGAAAAGCTGTTGCGAATGTAAACGACGTGATCGCACCGGCACTTCGCGGCGACTCCGTATTCGAACAGAAAGCTGCTGATCAGAAAATGATTGGGCTTGACGGGACCAACAATAAAAGCAAGCTGGGCGCCAATGCCATGCTGGGTGTTTCGCTCGCATTGGCGAAAGCTGCAGCAGCTACGCAGAAAACCCCACTCTACCGTTATATCGGCGGCACAAACGCATGCAGACTGCCTGTACCGATGATGAACATCATCAACGGCGGCCATCATGCCGACAACACCGTGGACATGCAGGAGTTCATGATTATGCCCGTTGGTGCTGAGTCGTTCAGCCAGGGGTTGCAGATGGGCGTGGAGACCTTCCATCATCTGAAGAGTGTTTTGAAAGCCAAAGGCTACAATACGGCCGTTGGTGATGAAGGCGGTTTCGCACCGGACCTGAAAAGCAACGAAGAAGCTATTGAGGTTATCCTCGAAGCGGTTGAAAAAGCCGGCTTCAAAGCAGGCAAAGACATGTTTATCGCCCTCGACCCGGCGATCAGCGAGATGTTTACCGACGGCCACTATGTGTTCTGGAAAAGCGACCCGAACAACAAGCGCACATCCGACGACATGGTTGCTTTCTGGAAAAGCTGGGTAGACCAGTATCCGATCATCTCAATTGAAGATGCGATGGACGAAAATGACTGGGACGGCTGGCGTGATTTGACCACAGCTGTAGGAGACAAAGTACAGCTCGTTGGAGATGATCTCTTTGTGACAAACACAGAAAGATTGTCAAAAGGAATAAAAAATGGGTGCGGCAACGCAATTCTTATTAAATTAAACCAGATCGGCACGCTAACGGAGACGTTGGAAGCCATCGAAATGGCGCATAACAACAAATTTGCGTCTATTACAAGCCATCGGTCCGGTGAAACGGCGGATTATACAATTGCTGACCTTGCAGTTGCTACCAATGCCGGCCAGATCAAGACGGGCTCTGCCAGCCGCAGTGACCGCCTTGCCAAGTACAACCAGTTGCTTCGCATTGAGGAAGACCTTGGTGATGCAGCTGTTTATCCTGGACTCGACGCGTTTAAATTCTAG
- a CDS encoding septum formation initiator family protein yields MKFSYPREILKKLRNQRYFGKSVIFFASALLLVWLTFFDSHSLQKRWQWHQESERLLERNQELEQSIQDLHRQLEAELPDEVIEQLARERYGMRKEGETVYHVEQVD; encoded by the coding sequence ATGAAGTTTTCTTATCCACGCGAGATACTTAAGAAATTACGCAACCAGCGATACTTCGGTAAAAGTGTGATCTTCTTTGCTTCCGCACTTCTGCTGGTGTGGCTGACGTTTTTCGACAGCCATAGCCTGCAGAAGCGGTGGCAGTGGCACCAGGAGTCGGAAAGGCTCTTGGAACGCAATCAAGAGCTTGAGCAATCAATTCAGGACCTGCATCGCCAACTCGAGGCGGAGCTCCCTGATGAAGTCATTGAACAGCTTGCCCGCGAACGCTATGGGATGCGCAAGGAAGGTGAAACTGTTTACCATGTAGAACAGGTCGATTAG
- a CDS encoding ROK family protein, whose translation MHYSVGVDLGGTAVKTALVKEGDGIIEYRKIDTNAHEGPARVIDRIADVVRELSALSPTGAISGIGIGAPGAVNWERTTVNHPPNLDRWGVVDLHKELNMRLDMEIPVIVENDANVAGLGSAHYGAGIPYPSFILVTLGTGVGGVIIYNNKIFRGATGGAGEIGHMTVDYEGPIDHAGVAGSIEAYIGQRFLSHHAKARLWAKESLVHELTGGDLNNITPKLLSEAALAGDQAARDVLAWAGHKLGCVLGSAVNLLDIRKIIVGGGVSAAGDLILKPAHEAMLNFVMPSLRSGIEIIRETLGNEAGMLGAAHLVFEHLDEHSYSRI comes from the coding sequence ATGCACTACTCAGTAGGTGTAGACCTCGGCGGCACCGCTGTCAAAACAGCGCTCGTTAAAGAGGGTGACGGTATCATTGAATACCGAAAAATTGACACCAATGCGCACGAGGGCCCCGCGCGCGTCATCGACAGAATAGCTGATGTAGTGCGTGAATTAAGCGCACTCTCCCCCACAGGCGCCATTTCAGGTATCGGTATTGGCGCACCCGGTGCAGTAAACTGGGAACGCACAACCGTTAACCATCCGCCCAATCTTGACCGCTGGGGTGTTGTTGACCTGCACAAGGAGCTCAACATGCGCCTCGACATGGAAATCCCGGTGATTGTCGAGAACGATGCCAATGTGGCCGGCCTGGGTTCAGCACATTATGGCGCAGGCATCCCCTATCCTTCGTTTATCCTTGTAACCCTCGGCACGGGCGTTGGGGGTGTAATCATCTACAACAACAAGATTTTCAGGGGCGCCACCGGTGGTGCTGGCGAAATTGGCCATATGACGGTCGACTATGAAGGCCCCATAGATCACGCAGGTGTTGCCGGCTCCATAGAAGCATATATCGGCCAGCGATTCCTCTCACACCATGCTAAAGCGCGTCTATGGGCAAAAGAGAGCCTCGTACACGAGCTTACTGGCGGTGACCTCAACAATATTACCCCCAAACTGCTTTCTGAGGCCGCACTCGCCGGCGATCAGGCAGCGCGTGATGTACTCGCATGGGCTGGGCACAAACTCGGCTGTGTACTCGGTTCAGCCGTTAACCTCCTCGATATACGCAAAATTATTGTAGGCGGCGGTGTATCTGCTGCAGGAGATCTTATTCTGAAGCCTGCACACGAGGCGATGCTGAACTTTGTTATGCCGAGCCTGAGATCAGGCATTGAAATTATCCGGGAAACCCTCGGAAACGAGGCGGGTATGTTAGGAGCAGCCCATCTTGTATTTGAGCATCTTGATGAGCATTCTTATTCCCGAATTTGA